The sequence below is a genomic window from Colletotrichum destructivum chromosome 4, complete sequence.
TACTTGTTCACTTGAAGTGGTCTCACTCATGGGGAACGGGGAGGCTGTTGGCAGTGCTCAGGATAGCTGCCGGCTattccctttcttttttattccttttgtgtgtgtgtgtgggtgtgtgtgcaCGCGCGTATGTGTGGTGTGGGTGGTTGATTTGTCGGGGCGAAGGGAGAGAGGTTGGCTGGCGACGGTGTTCAGgatatgtatgtgtgtgtgttggatCCCCCTCCTTTCATCTGCGTGACGGCACAGCGCGGCAGATGCGGCTCTTTTCACTTTAGGTTCTCTTCGTGAATAATAATTTCTCTCCCACCCTGTGTGTGTGGGAGGCTGGGCTACGAGGcgtcttttccttttcccttcttcctttAGGTGTCTTTTCTTGTCCTACCTCCCAGTTCAATGCTGCAATGATGATCgtaggagggaagggaaatACACAAATAACTCTCCGTAATCATGTCTCAAGGCTCCTTGACCACCGGCCCATCATCGCCATACACCGGATCCCTCGAGAACCAGGCGACCCTGTCGATGTCTCCCGCCTTGGCTTCCTCCCCCTGCCGCCCGTAGCACATGTCCCAGTCATGACCGCCCGGGTAGCTTCCCACCATCTCGAAGCGGCCTCCGTCCAGGTCCTCCAGAAGACGGtgggcgacgccggcggggACCACGAGGACGtctccgccctcgacgacgggctcgacgCGGTGCGGgttggcctcgccgccgaagcaCAGGCGGGCGCGGCCGGCGCTGACGCAGAGGACCTCGTGGGTCGTGCTGTGGTagtgggtggtggtgtacATTGTGTACCGCCACTGCggttcgacgacgccgacggagcGGAGGTGCGCCTCGATGgcggacgccgaggaggaggaggggaagacgcCGTGGTAGATTAGGAGCGGCCTGTTCTGGATGCTTGTGTTGGGTAGGAGGCCGTGGGCTGGGATCAGGTGTCTGGAGACGcggagggaggagagaggcGTGAGGGCGAGGTTGGATGACATcgttttttcttcttttgaCTCGGTTGTTTGTGGAACTCTGGATGAAAGTGTGACGGGGCTATGGTGTTgcgcggggggggggggcgcgtTTGGTATGTTATATCCGGAGAGGTGAGACTTTGGGGTATGATGGGGGCTGAATCATCTTTGGTGTTCTTCAAGAGAAGGAGAGCATCTTGTTTATATGCGTAACGTAACCCCTGACGTCATACACCATTGTGTTTAGTTTAAGCTGGGGGAGCTTGTTATCACTCGTAAACCATTCGTCTTGTCTTTGATGTTGTTTCATTCTTTATTTGGTAACGTGGCAGATATTGGGAACATGCCAGGCCTTTCTTCAAAGCAGGTTGATATATGATAGATGTATCATCGTGTCATAAAACCCATGGTATTAACTCCGTTCGTTGACCCATCTGGGCTGAACGGAAGATGAAAGTCCTTCCAATGTAAACAACTGGAACCTGGCGTAAATGCACAAGACCCCAACCAAAGCAGtgcctccctcccaccccctgTGTGAAGAAACGCTTAAACCAACGCCCCGACCAGTCGTGATAATGGTTCATGATGGTTCATGATGGTTCATCAAGCCCCTCCGTAGTATACGCACCTGCGTAGCGCCGCCCGTCCCCAGGCAACGACTTTGAGCATTACGCAATCCTGTGTCCAAGTCCACGTCCCGTCCCCAGACGGTCCCGCTCCTACTactactcctcctccttctcctgctcACTTCCGAATCGCAGACCACACCCCGATGAGGCCCGCAAACGGCCATGACACGGCGACCCTGTCCCGGAGGGACTTGCGCTCCCGCTCCctgccgacgtcgaccgtCACCTTGTCGAAGACGGTGGGCAGGCTGGTGGCGCCGTAGCGCTCCCGCAGCGCCGTGTACCATTCCCTGTCGTACACGTCCCAGAACTCCTTCTCGGTGTAGTAGGCGTGCGAGTAGAGCACTTTGCGGCCgcccagctcggccagcttggccTCCAGGTCGCGGTTCTGGCGGACGAACCGGTCAATCTTCTTGGACGAGGGGCCCCAGACGCCGACGTTGAGCATGGGTTGCGTGACGGCGTTgccctcgccgttgccgttgccgtcgccgccaggTTCCGTCGTGTACGGGTGGAAGCTGGGGGTCGAGGCGAGGGCGCGCAGGGGACATAGCCAGAGCGGCCAGATCTCGAGGGTGTCGGCGACGTAGTCGATGAAGTCCTGGGCCGTGGTGTAGGGCAGCGAgaggtcgtggacgaggtaGCGGAAGGTCAtgcggccgctgccgccgccgccgccgaggccggccttgtACAGGGTGCGGGTGTCCATGagcccgtcgacggcgcggcgggtgAACCTGTTGAAGGGCACGAAGCCGAAGTAGCGGAAGGCGAGCTCGCCCATCCAGAAGGCGCCGCGGTCGTGGCGGAAGAGGTAGTCCTGCAGCGGGACGTAGTCCGGGGTCGgggtgccgttggcgatgcGCTTCCGGGCGTGCAGGTAGAACCAGGGGTCTCCAGGCCGGCGGAACGTCCGCGGGCGGCACTTGTCCGGGAGGTCGTCCGTCAGGTGAccggtgacgacggcggcgctggtgcgagagaagacgaggccctcgacgtaGTCGTTGTGGGCGAGAGCGGTCTCGcggcggatggcggcgatggcctcggggATGGTGGAGTAGGAGTGGTAGCTGACTTTAACGAAGCGCCtggcggggaggaggcgcAGCTCGAGCttggtgacgatgccgagggtgccgagggcgccggcggcgccgcggaaGAGGTCcgggttctcggcgtcggaggcggtgacgacgtcgccgttggcgaggacCATCTCGACGGAGCGGACGGTCTCGTCGAAGTAGCCGTGGCGGAAGGAGCTGCTCTCGCCGGCGGACCCggcgaagccgccgccgcaggtgATTCCCGGGAACTCCATGACGACGGGGGGCAGCATGCCGCAgcggacggtggcggcgacgaggtcgtccatGGGCACGTtgggctcgacgacggcggtggcggcggcggcgtcgacgcgcaGCACGCGGCGCAGGGCGctgatgtcgacgacgcgctgGCCGTGGGGGGGCcgggtgctgctggtggcgcCGTGGAAGATGCGGAAGGGCTCGCGGCGGGAGTGGTGGTCccggacggcctcggcgatacgccggacggcggcgtcgtgctcGTTCATTTTGGTGCGGTGCTTtacatgtgtgtgtgtaggtgtgtgtgtcttGG
It includes:
- a CDS encoding Putative FAD-linked oxidase-like, FAD-binding domain, PCMH-type, FAD-binding, type PCMH, subdomain 2, whose product is MNEHDAAVRRIAEAVRDHHSRREPFRIFHGATSSTRPPHGQRVVDISALRRVLRVDAAAATAVVEPNVPMDDLVAATVRCGMLPPVVMEFPGITCGGGFAGSAGESSSFRHGYFDETVRSVEMVLANGDVVTASDAENPDLFRGAAGALGTLGIVTKLELRLLPARRFVKVSYHSYSTIPEAIAAIRRETALAHNDYVEGLVFSRTSAAVVTGHLTDDLPDKCRPRTFRRPGDPWFYLHARKRIANGTPTPDYVPLQDYLFRHDRGAFWMGELAFRYFGFVPFNRFTRRAVDGLMDTRTLYKAGLGGGGGSGRMTFRYLVHDLSLPYTTAQDFIDYVADTLEIWPLWLCPLRALASTPSFHPYTTEPGGDGNGNGEGNAVTQPMLNVGVWGPSSKKIDRFVRQNRDLEAKLAELGGRKVLYSHAYYTEKEFWDVYDREWYTALRERYGATSLPTVFDKVTVDVGRERERKSLRDRVAVSWPFAGLIGVWSAIRK